A section of the Sporosarcina sp. ANT_H38 genome encodes:
- a CDS encoding carbon-nitrogen hydrolase family protein: protein MSEEFDLSTFEISMVIRQMNFDDIKRLLSMQELCFPGMEPWEVGHLRSHLEIFPEGQLVAELDGEIIGSCSSLIINFDEYDDRHTWDDVTDEGYITNHNPDGYNMYGIEVMVHPGYRRMKVGQRLYEARKELARELNLKSIILGGRIPNYHKFADEMSPREYVDSVSRHKIYDPVLTFQLMNDFTLMRVNPNYLPDDKASKKYATLMEWNNVDYKPLTKRHFKTSYPVRICVVQYLMRKISSFEEMAHQCEYFVDVASDANSDFVVFPEIFTTQLMSFLNEPSPSQAVRKMTEYTPQYIELFMNLAVRYNVNIIGGSHFVEEENEEIYNISYLFRRDGSIEKQYKIHITPNERKWWGISAGDAVRVFDTDCGKIAIQICYDIEFPELARIATDMGANIIFTPFCTEDRQGYLRVRYCAQARAVENQIYTVISGTVGNLPQTANMDIQYAQSAIFAPSDFEFARDGIVGETNANLEMVLIGDVDLEILRRQRQDGTVKQLKDRRHDVYSIDYKKD from the coding sequence ATGAGTGAAGAATTTGATTTGTCTACGTTTGAAATAAGTATGGTCATTCGTCAGATGAACTTTGATGATATAAAAAGACTTTTAAGTATGCAAGAATTGTGTTTTCCAGGAATGGAACCATGGGAAGTAGGTCATTTGAGAAGTCATTTGGAGATTTTTCCGGAAGGACAGCTGGTTGCAGAATTAGACGGGGAGATCATCGGTTCGTGTTCAAGTCTGATCATCAACTTCGACGAGTACGACGATCGTCATACATGGGATGATGTAACAGACGAAGGGTATATTACAAACCATAATCCCGACGGCTATAATATGTACGGCATCGAAGTCATGGTGCATCCTGGCTACCGCCGTATGAAAGTCGGGCAGCGTTTGTATGAAGCACGTAAAGAACTTGCAAGAGAGCTCAATTTGAAGTCGATTATCCTTGGTGGGCGGATCCCGAACTACCATAAGTTTGCCGACGAAATGTCGCCGCGTGAATATGTAGATTCTGTGTCACGCCATAAAATCTATGATCCTGTACTGACGTTCCAGTTAATGAATGACTTTACGTTGATGCGAGTTAATCCGAACTATTTGCCGGATGATAAAGCGTCTAAGAAATATGCTACTTTGATGGAATGGAATAATGTTGATTATAAACCGCTCACGAAGCGTCATTTCAAGACAAGCTACCCAGTACGGATTTGTGTCGTACAATATTTAATGCGTAAGATTTCTTCCTTTGAAGAGATGGCTCATCAGTGCGAATACTTCGTCGATGTGGCGTCTGATGCTAACTCAGATTTCGTCGTATTCCCGGAAATCTTTACGACCCAGCTTATGTCCTTTTTGAATGAACCATCACCGAGTCAAGCGGTGCGTAAAATGACAGAATATACGCCACAGTATATTGAACTGTTCATGAATCTCGCGGTACGTTATAACGTGAATATCATTGGTGGATCCCATTTTGTCGAGGAAGAAAATGAAGAAATCTACAACATCTCATATTTGTTCCGTCGTGACGGTTCAATTGAAAAACAATATAAAATACACATTACGCCGAACGAACGAAAATGGTGGGGAATCAGTGCTGGAGATGCGGTGCGCGTATTCGATACAGACTGTGGGAAAATCGCAATCCAAATTTGTTATGATATCGAATTCCCAGAATTAGCACGTATTGCGACGGATATGGGTGCTAACATTATCTTTACACCATTTTGTACGGAAGATCGCCAAGGGTATCTCCGTGTCCGTTATTGTGCGCAAGCCCGTGCCGTTGAAAATCAAATTTACACAGTAATTTCTGGTACAGTCGGAAACTTGCCGCAAACTGCAAATATGGATATTCAATATGCACAATCTGCTATTTTTGCGCCATCCGATTTCGAATTTGCCAGGGATGGTATTGTAGGCGAGACAAATGCCAATTTGGAAATGGTGCTCATCGGGGATGTTGACCTAGAGATATTGCGACGCCAGCGTCAAGACGGAACGGTTAAACAACTGAAAGACAGAAGGCATGATGTTTACAGTATTGATTATAAGAAGGACTGA
- a CDS encoding disulfide oxidoreductase, with protein MQKRLENSLILIWTVAFVATLGSLYFSEVRGYEPCTLCWYQRILMYPIVLISGVALFQKNVRIASTLAVFSIVGGSISLYHYGLQKITFLSESAPVCGNVSCTGQYINYLGFITIPFLALTAFLIILITSLFMMKWQKESK; from the coding sequence ATGCAAAAACGACTGGAAAACAGTCTGATTCTTATTTGGACAGTTGCATTTGTCGCAACGCTCGGTTCGTTATACTTTTCGGAAGTACGCGGATATGAGCCCTGTACGCTCTGTTGGTACCAACGGATACTTATGTATCCCATCGTACTCATTTCAGGCGTCGCCCTGTTCCAAAAAAATGTACGAATTGCCTCGACTTTAGCTGTCTTCTCGATTGTTGGTGGAAGTATTTCACTCTATCATTATGGACTCCAAAAAATCACTTTTTTGAGTGAAAGTGCACCGGTTTGTGGGAATGTATCTTGCACTGGACAGTACATCAACTACCTTGGGTTTATCACAATTCCCTTCTTGGCACTTACGGCATTTTTAATCATCTTAATAACAAGCCTTTTCATGATGAAATGGCAGAAGGAGTCGAAGTAA
- a CDS encoding co-chaperone YbbN, with the protein MKKLLIIGGIIIAIFILIIVLTNQSNNSKLKDNPYGTDNLSQSTIALIGNENYSNIVQPDDLFKKIEAGDSVTAYYFHPECQYCMQMTPVMMPIATEMDVNVLQYNMMEYGDKAGMNTDYKIESWPALVHYKDGKEVGRMVGAQPEENIRAFFNEFEGK; encoded by the coding sequence TTGAAAAAACTATTGATCATTGGCGGTATCATTATCGCTATCTTCATCCTCATCATTGTCTTAACGAACCAATCGAACAATTCAAAGTTGAAGGATAATCCTTATGGAACGGACAACCTTTCTCAATCGACGATTGCTTTGATTGGCAATGAAAACTACAGCAACATCGTCCAACCAGATGACCTGTTCAAAAAAATAGAAGCTGGTGACTCAGTAACGGCTTACTATTTCCACCCTGAATGTCAGTACTGCATGCAGATGACGCCTGTCATGATGCCTATTGCTACAGAAATGGACGTCAATGTACTGCAATATAACATGATGGAATATGGGGATAAAGCCGGCATGAATACAGACTATAAAATTGAATCTTGGCCAGCACTTGTCCACTACAAAGATGGTAAAGAAGTAGGGCGGATGGTCGGCGCACAGCCCGAAGAAAATATCCGTGCATTTTTCAATGAATTTGAAGGTAAATAA